In Arcanobacterium wilhelmae, the following are encoded in one genomic region:
- a CDS encoding Fic family protein, whose translation MPIDVNQPYQNLPALPPAKELHSLRLSRATIAAARALAQANATSQMLPNPSILIHAIPLLEAQASSEIENIVTTNDELFRAASEVGPTTPATREALRYRTALYDGLEAIRRRPLSINTAKTVCTSIRGIETDLRSGTGTFIGNPISHRRIYTPPEGKDVISGHLNAWEKFLHENRDFDPLVKLAMLHYQFEAIHPFPDGNGRTGRILNVLYLVNEQLLDLPVLYLSGYIVEHKDEYYRLLNGVTQDGAWEEWILFILNAVTVTSDWLTSLVKTIRDMLDNVIAELRATSMPARDLAHVLFEKPYLRYDDLMTSGSVSRPTATKWAAELETLGVLERSREGRAVVFTNRPYLELLFHTPLPR comes from the coding sequence ATGCCGATCGACGTTAACCAGCCTTACCAGAATCTCCCTGCGCTTCCTCCGGCGAAGGAGCTCCATTCATTACGCCTATCGCGCGCAACGATCGCTGCAGCACGCGCACTTGCGCAAGCGAATGCGACCTCGCAAATGCTTCCAAATCCTTCGATTCTGATCCACGCGATTCCACTCCTCGAGGCACAGGCATCGAGCGAGATTGAGAACATCGTGACAACCAACGACGAGCTCTTCCGTGCAGCTTCCGAGGTTGGCCCAACTACGCCCGCAACCCGCGAGGCTCTACGATATCGCACCGCTCTTTACGACGGTCTCGAGGCGATCCGCCGCCGCCCGCTAAGCATCAACACTGCAAAAACGGTGTGCACATCGATTCGCGGCATCGAGACGGATCTTCGCTCGGGCACGGGAACTTTTATCGGCAATCCAATTTCCCACAGGCGCATCTACACGCCTCCGGAAGGTAAGGATGTGATTAGCGGGCATCTCAATGCGTGGGAGAAGTTCCTGCATGAAAACAGGGATTTCGACCCTCTTGTCAAACTAGCGATGCTCCACTACCAGTTCGAGGCAATTCATCCATTCCCCGACGGAAACGGGCGCACTGGGCGTATCTTGAACGTGCTCTACCTCGTGAACGAGCAGCTGCTCGACCTTCCAGTGCTGTACCTGTCGGGATACATCGTGGAGCATAAGGATGAGTATTACCGGCTCTTGAACGGCGTGACGCAAGACGGCGCATGGGAGGAGTGGATCCTGTTCATTTTGAACGCGGTCACAGTCACTTCAGATTGGCTCACTTCCTTGGTGAAGACAATCCGAGACATGTTGGACAACGTCATTGCCGAGTTGCGCGCAACGTCGATGCCGGCGCGTGATCTCGCACATGTGCTTTTCGAGAAGCCCTATTTGCGTTACGACGATCTGATGACCTCGGGCTCGGTCAGCCGCCCAACGGCGACGAAGTGGGCCGCGGAACTTGAAACACTTGGCGTTTTGGAGCGGTCACGTGAGGGGCGAGCTGTTGTGTTCACCAACCGCCCATACCTGGAGCTTCTGTTCCATACTCCGTTGCCTCGCTAA
- a CDS encoding antitoxin HicB — translation MAQLTVKANRWAGGWELEISPEQHTQVRRFSEARAQVVDFLDTVDPTTDHSIWEIVIEPDMGQLSTELNDARNAMAQAKLAQETAATKIRTAVKALRSEGISTSDIALIMGVSRSRVSQLVRS, via the coding sequence ATGGCACAACTCACGGTGAAGGCAAATCGCTGGGCAGGCGGATGGGAACTTGAGATTAGCCCAGAACAGCATACCCAGGTGCGTCGTTTCAGCGAAGCGCGGGCCCAGGTTGTCGATTTCCTGGACACAGTCGACCCAACAACAGACCACTCGATTTGGGAGATCGTTATCGAACCCGATATGGGCCAGCTCAGCACCGAACTCAACGACGCAAGGAATGCGATGGCACAAGCGAAGTTAGCCCAGGAAACTGCAGCCACGAAGATCCGCACAGCAGTCAAAGCACTGCGCTCTGAGGGCATTTCAACTTCCGACATTGCACTGATCATGGGCGTCTCGCGGAGCCGAGTTTCGCAGCTCGTGCGCTCTTAA
- the pdxS gene encoding pyridoxal 5'-phosphate synthase lyase subunit PdxS — protein sequence MNNSRYELNKQLAQMLKGGVIMDVTNAEQARIAEEAGACAVMALERIPADIRAAGGVSRMSDPRLIKEIQEAVSIPVMAKVRIGHFVEAQVLQALEIDYIDESEVLSPADNVYHIDKTAFDVPFVCGAKDLGEALRRIAEGASMIRTKGEPGTGDVVQAVTHMRLIQAQIRKVAGLRSDELFEEAKQLAVPVELLRQVKETGKLPVVNFAAGGVATPADAALMMQLGAEGVFVGSGIFKSGDPAKRAAAIVKSVTNFEDAALIAHLSENLGEAMVGINESEIELLMAERGQ from the coding sequence ATGAACAACTCTCGATACGAACTGAACAAGCAGCTCGCCCAGATGCTCAAGGGTGGCGTGATTATGGACGTCACCAACGCCGAGCAGGCACGCATCGCCGAAGAAGCGGGCGCGTGCGCGGTAATGGCACTCGAACGCATTCCGGCTGACATCCGCGCGGCGGGTGGCGTCTCGCGAATGAGCGACCCGCGCCTGATCAAGGAAATCCAGGAAGCCGTGTCCATCCCGGTGATGGCGAAGGTCCGCATCGGCCACTTCGTGGAGGCGCAGGTGCTCCAGGCGCTCGAGATCGACTACATCGACGAGTCCGAGGTGCTCTCGCCGGCCGACAACGTGTACCACATCGACAAAACCGCGTTCGACGTGCCGTTTGTGTGTGGCGCGAAGGACCTCGGCGAGGCGCTGCGCCGTATCGCTGAAGGGGCTTCGATGATCCGCACGAAGGGCGAGCCAGGCACGGGCGATGTGGTGCAGGCGGTCACGCACATGCGCCTGATCCAGGCCCAGATCCGCAAGGTTGCGGGCCTTCGTAGCGACGAACTGTTCGAAGAGGCCAAGCAGCTCGCAGTTCCGGTGGAGCTGCTTCGCCAGGTGAAGGAAACTGGCAAGCTCCCGGTAGTGAACTTCGCGGCGGGCGGCGTGGCCACCCCAGCCGACGCCGCGCTGATGATGCAGCTCGGCGCCGAGGGCGTGTTCGTGGGCTCGGGCATTTTCAAGTCGGGCGACCCGGCGAAACGCGCCGCAGCGATCGTGAAGTCGGTGACGAACTTTGAGGACGCCGCGTTGATTGCGCACCTCTCCGAGAACCTCGGCGAGGCGATGGTGGGCATCAACGAATCCGAGATCGAGCTGCTCATGGCGGAGCGCGGCCAGTGA
- a CDS encoding type II toxin-antitoxin system HicA family toxin: MTKPMKYIALARLLTQAGFTRRQGKGDHEVWRNGNIVVVITHTKLVSPKVTKDALKAIERSREWHNSR, from the coding sequence ATGACCAAGCCGATGAAGTACATTGCGCTTGCCCGGCTCCTCACACAAGCCGGGTTCACACGAAGACAAGGCAAGGGCGACCACGAGGTGTGGCGCAACGGAAACATCGTTGTGGTGATTACACACACGAAGTTAGTTTCACCGAAAGTAACAAAAGACGCACTCAAAGCGATTGAGAGGAGCAGAGAATGGCACAACTCACGGTGA
- a CDS encoding DNA polymerase III subunit gamma and tau → MSIALYRRYRPETFQEVIGQSHVTEPLMAALASGRTTHAYLFSGPRGCGKTTSARILARCLNCVEYPTDTPCGKCDSCRELARDGSGSLDVVELDAASHGGVDDARELREQAGFAPVRDRYKIFIIDEAHMVSSQGFNALLKVVEEPPEHVKFIFATTEPEKVIGTIRSRTHHYPFRLVPPTELEDYLAQVCANEGIEAPREVLSLAVRAGTGSVRDTMSVLDQLIGGSVGGRLDYERAVALLGYTSAALLDDAVAAISARDGAGLFGVVDSVVKSGHDPRRFVEDLLQRLRDLMIIALTGEAARDVFVAVPDDQYSRMVQQAMALGAGRASRSADLTNEALSQMVGATAPRLQLELLCARLIVDEGPAAPHDAGASAGASAAAGAGMGGGHGRAVPPPADLARLKKPSPQEAARAAAHPEAARGGAQGQGAPQAAGAQAAGAGQAPMVGMPQETPREGGPQAEAPQRKMSNVAPQNRAMPAMPGMSEQPAAGTQAQPQLREHTIPQPQTESKPTPVPAKGAAPASGEQGQAQAQEVPEGRQEPRQVEPQQQPGTPAGAGAPASAEQRADMPSGERPAGKPAVDPNRALAAVRGRWVDVLEAVKESSKVAGSQLVASAGPIAFENGTLVIGFEQPGLANAFGRHTGEVSDAIGRVFGKPLPVEARVGGEGAGSAGGRPQPSGPQGGGSQGERPAPGGPRPKAEAAQAAAPATETTNDHEDAQRATTAPASGAVTGSAEKEPAARKSGDNETGVAVAVGESAGQMSAVAGGAEAEHTAHELPLATSAAEHNRGNTQPGVLGEPNDGLDEPVHPEDDPVYHQDPSKEPEAQALADPAGVLAGLLDGSVQFAGEDHTRETRPMGMSGQGTPARSAQPPEPTLDVPVHADPVHEQEPVPGYEYIPPEFEPAPEEEFEPYNPAMYERGESAGRAAGAGLGAAGGSARSESPDAGAGANAAQPPAPTAGDAIGSANETPFYAQNMPAPPPLTMPGREQSAASPANQPTAENHVPMSGGVDATGAAASASPGVAEAPASSGTDDFLANAARMLGRAPEHTSSHMRGGTIDASKLAAAHQNDPAPEETDGWDEVSEDDPEVSVADNAGVNILVEQLGAQIVEEIPMEEGR, encoded by the coding sequence GTGAGTATCGCATTGTATCGTCGCTATCGTCCCGAGACTTTCCAGGAGGTCATCGGGCAGTCCCACGTGACCGAGCCGCTGATGGCCGCGCTGGCCTCCGGCCGCACCACGCACGCGTACCTGTTTTCAGGGCCGCGCGGGTGCGGAAAAACTACGTCGGCGCGTATCCTCGCGCGCTGCCTGAACTGCGTCGAGTACCCTACGGATACCCCGTGTGGGAAGTGCGATTCGTGCCGTGAGCTCGCACGCGACGGCTCGGGCTCGCTGGACGTGGTGGAACTGGACGCCGCCTCCCACGGCGGCGTGGACGACGCCCGTGAACTGCGCGAACAAGCCGGCTTCGCGCCGGTGCGCGATCGCTACAAGATTTTTATTATCGACGAGGCCCACATGGTCTCCAGCCAGGGCTTCAACGCGCTCCTGAAAGTGGTCGAAGAGCCGCCCGAGCACGTGAAATTCATCTTCGCCACCACCGAGCCAGAAAAAGTGATCGGCACGATCCGCTCGCGCACCCACCACTACCCGTTCCGGCTCGTGCCGCCCACCGAGCTTGAGGATTATCTCGCACAAGTGTGTGCGAACGAGGGGATCGAGGCGCCGCGCGAGGTGCTCAGCCTGGCCGTGCGCGCCGGAACTGGCTCCGTGCGCGACACCATGTCCGTCCTCGACCAGCTCATCGGCGGCTCTGTTGGCGGCCGGCTTGATTATGAGCGCGCAGTGGCGCTGCTCGGCTACACGTCGGCGGCGCTGTTGGACGACGCCGTCGCCGCAATCTCCGCCCGCGACGGCGCTGGGCTTTTCGGCGTCGTCGATTCCGTGGTCAAGAGCGGGCACGATCCGCGCCGGTTCGTGGAAGATCTGCTTCAGCGCCTGCGCGATCTGATGATCATCGCGCTCACCGGCGAGGCCGCCCGCGATGTGTTTGTGGCGGTTCCCGATGATCAATACTCGCGCATGGTCCAGCAGGCGATGGCTCTCGGCGCCGGGCGCGCCTCGCGCAGTGCGGATTTGACCAACGAGGCGCTCTCCCAGATGGTGGGCGCCACCGCGCCCAGGCTCCAGCTCGAACTGCTCTGTGCACGGCTGATCGTGGATGAAGGGCCTGCCGCGCCACACGACGCCGGTGCTTCCGCTGGCGCGAGTGCCGCGGCTGGCGCTGGCATGGGTGGTGGCCATGGGCGAGCCGTGCCGCCTCCCGCTGATCTTGCGCGCTTGAAGAAGCCAAGCCCACAGGAAGCTGCCCGTGCCGCCGCGCATCCTGAGGCTGCGCGCGGGGGAGCGCAAGGTCAAGGCGCGCCGCAGGCGGCCGGAGCGCAGGCGGCTGGCGCTGGCCAGGCGCCGATGGTTGGCATGCCACAGGAAACCCCACGCGAAGGCGGCCCTCAGGCTGAAGCGCCCCAACGCAAGATGTCGAATGTTGCGCCCCAGAACCGTGCGATGCCAGCAATGCCGGGTATGAGCGAGCAGCCTGCTGCCGGTACTCAGGCGCAGCCGCAACTCCGCGAGCACACCATACCTCAGCCGCAAACCGAGTCGAAGCCCACTCCGGTACCTGCCAAAGGCGCAGCGCCGGCGTCGGGAGAGCAAGGGCAGGCGCAAGCTCAAGAAGTGCCTGAGGGGCGGCAGGAGCCGCGACAAGTTGAACCACAACAGCAGCCGGGCACGCCGGCGGGAGCCGGGGCACCGGCGTCGGCGGAACAGCGCGCTGATATGCCGTCGGGGGAGCGTCCTGCAGGCAAGCCAGCCGTAGATCCGAACCGGGCGCTCGCGGCCGTGCGAGGGCGCTGGGTAGACGTACTCGAGGCAGTGAAGGAATCATCGAAGGTTGCGGGCTCGCAACTCGTCGCCTCCGCAGGGCCGATCGCCTTCGAAAACGGCACCCTCGTGATCGGGTTCGAACAGCCGGGCCTCGCGAACGCCTTCGGGCGTCACACGGGCGAAGTGAGTGACGCGATCGGGCGTGTGTTTGGCAAGCCGCTCCCCGTTGAGGCGCGAGTCGGAGGCGAAGGCGCAGGTAGCGCGGGTGGGCGTCCGCAGCCGAGCGGCCCGCAGGGCGGTGGCTCGCAAGGTGAGCGTCCGGCGCCGGGAGGGCCGCGCCCAAAAGCTGAGGCCGCGCAGGCCGCGGCCCCCGCAACTGAAACCACAAACGACCACGAGGATGCACAGCGCGCCACTACCGCACCCGCGTCGGGAGCGGTCACTGGCAGTGCCGAAAAGGAACCAGCGGCTCGAAAGTCCGGGGACAACGAAACCGGCGTGGCTGTTGCCGTGGGGGAGAGCGCTGGCCAGATGTCCGCCGTCGCGGGCGGTGCGGAGGCGGAACATACGGCCCACGAACTGCCGCTAGCAACGTCGGCCGCGGAACACAATCGTGGAAACACACAGCCAGGCGTGCTCGGCGAGCCGAACGACGGGCTCGACGAGCCCGTCCACCCCGAAGACGATCCCGTCTACCACCAAGACCCATCCAAGGAACCCGAAGCCCAGGCGCTTGCTGACCCGGCCGGCGTCCTCGCCGGACTGTTGGACGGAAGCGTGCAATTCGCTGGAGAGGATCACACGCGTGAAACCCGGCCGATGGGAATGAGCGGTCAGGGTACTCCGGCGCGGTCGGCACAGCCGCCCGAGCCCACCCTCGACGTCCCCGTTCACGCGGATCCGGTCCACGAGCAGGAGCCCGTCCCCGGCTACGAATACATTCCGCCCGAATTCGAGCCAGCGCCAGAGGAAGAGTTCGAGCCCTACAACCCCGCGATGTACGAGCGCGGGGAGTCGGCTGGGAGGGCGGCAGGTGCCGGCTTGGGTGCGGCCGGTGGGTCTGCGCGTTCGGAATCGCCGGACGCAGGTGCGGGTGCGAATGCGGCCCAACCGCCAGCGCCCACCGCGGGGGACGCGATTGGCTCGGCGAACGAAACCCCGTTCTACGCCCAGAATATGCCAGCCCCGCCGCCGCTCACCATGCCCGGCCGCGAGCAATCGGCCGCGAGCCCGGCCAACCAGCCCACGGCCGAGAACCATGTACCGATGTCGGGCGGTGTAGACGCTACCGGAGCGGCCGCGTCGGCATCGCCAGGGGTGGCTGAGGCACCGGCGTCGAGCGGGACGGATGATTTCCTCGCCAACGCGGCGCGGATGCTCGGGCGCGCGCCGGAACACACCTCGTCGCATATGCGGGGCGGCACGATCGACGCGAGCAAGCTCGCCGCCGCGCACCAAAACGACCCCGCGCCGGAGGAAACCGACGGCTGGGACGAAGTCTCTGAAGACGATCCGGAAGTGTCCGTGGCCGACAACGCCGGCGTCAACATTCTCGTCGAGCAACTCGGCGCGCAAATCGTTGAAGAAATCCCGATGGAAGAAGGGCGCTAA
- a CDS encoding pyridoxal 5'-phosphate synthase glutaminase subunit PdxT codes for MSVKTVGVLAVQGAFIEHRRRLEELGIRAVELRGAADARLELDGLVLPGGESTVQSKLLRELDMYEALEGALAAGMPVFGTCAGLILLAQRVENGSVSGVSGAAVTTSEVVVNGFATMPVTVVRNAYGRQLGSFHIDDGRFFPDDAGAGAGVTRAADAVEGLDASAAGDSTQTNAAVAEARHEGNRAGGETGAPASRNIPMTFIRAPHISHADEGVRVVAELPNGTSVAVRYENQIGATFHPELDDDLSIYELFARML; via the coding sequence GTGAGCGTGAAAACGGTTGGCGTGCTCGCGGTGCAGGGCGCGTTCATCGAACACCGCAGGCGCCTCGAGGAGCTGGGGATTCGCGCGGTCGAGTTGCGCGGCGCGGCGGATGCCCGCCTCGAGCTGGATGGCCTGGTGTTGCCTGGCGGCGAATCCACCGTGCAGTCGAAGCTGTTGCGCGAACTGGACATGTACGAGGCTCTCGAGGGCGCGCTCGCGGCCGGAATGCCGGTGTTCGGCACGTGCGCCGGGCTGATTTTGTTAGCGCAGCGCGTGGAAAACGGCTCGGTTTCGGGGGTTTCGGGCGCCGCGGTGACGACGTCCGAGGTTGTGGTGAACGGTTTCGCGACGATGCCGGTTACCGTGGTCCGCAACGCGTACGGCCGCCAGCTCGGCAGCTTCCACATCGACGACGGACGGTTCTTTCCCGACGACGCCGGTGCTGGAGCCGGCGTAACACGCGCAGCTGACGCCGTGGAGGGGCTCGACGCCAGTGCCGCGGGTGACTCGACGCAAACGAATGCCGCTGTAGCGGAAGCCCGCCACGAAGGAAACCGGGCAGGCGGCGAAACCGGAGCTCCGGCGTCGCGAAACATCCCGATGACGTTCATCCGTGCGCCGCATATTTCGCACGCCGACGAGGGCGTGCGTGTGGTCGCGGAATTGCCGAATGGGACGTCGGTGGCCGTGCGCTACGAAAACCAGATCGGCGCGACGTTCCATCCCGAACTCGACGACGATCTGAGTATCTACGAACTGTTCGCACGCATGCTGTGA
- a CDS encoding DUF4032 domain-containing protein → MPQKALQITSAKVVPALLDLPWNIPLEEWPEDLIATLPRGISRHVVRFVNLEGEIIAIKEIGEEVALHEYEMLRDLDRIDAPCVEALAAITGRYDDSGEPLNAVLITHHLPYSLPYRAIFSQQSTMRPETVGRLIDALTVLMVRLHLIGFFWGDVSLSNTLFRRDAGEYSAYLVDAETGELEANLSPRKRSYDIDVARTNIIGELMDLQAGGILDEEFDAIAVGDRFEERYHALWAELTAEESFSLSERWRVDERINRLNQLGFDVGEMSMTTDIGGTQLSIQPMVVDAGHYSRQIMRLTGMDVEEQQARRMMNDLDSYRTLTGRDSLPLSVVAHQWITEVFEPTVSAIPRDLAGKLQPAEIFHEVLEHRWYMSEKAGHDVPMDEVIQSYINDVLVHRPDEQALIPQTETTSIPVVMD, encoded by the coding sequence ATGCCACAAAAGGCGCTCCAGATTACGTCGGCAAAGGTTGTGCCGGCGCTACTCGATCTGCCGTGGAACATTCCGCTCGAGGAGTGGCCAGAAGATCTGATCGCCACGCTCCCGCGCGGCATTTCCCGCCACGTAGTGCGCTTCGTGAACCTCGAGGGCGAGATTATCGCGATCAAGGAGATCGGCGAGGAGGTGGCACTGCACGAGTACGAGATGTTGCGCGATCTGGACCGCATCGACGCCCCATGTGTGGAAGCACTCGCCGCGATCACGGGCCGCTACGACGATTCCGGTGAGCCTCTGAACGCCGTGCTCATCACGCATCACCTGCCGTATTCGCTGCCCTACCGCGCGATTTTCTCCCAGCAGTCCACGATGCGCCCGGAAACGGTGGGCCGCCTGATCGATGCGCTCACAGTGCTGATGGTTCGTTTGCACTTGATTGGTTTCTTCTGGGGTGATGTTTCCCTTTCTAACACGTTGTTCCGGCGCGACGCCGGCGAATACTCGGCTTACCTTGTGGACGCGGAAACGGGTGAGCTGGAGGCGAATCTTTCCCCGCGCAAGCGCTCCTACGATATTGATGTGGCCCGCACGAATATTATTGGCGAGTTGATGGATCTTCAGGCGGGCGGGATCCTGGACGAGGAGTTCGACGCGATCGCGGTGGGTGATCGTTTCGAGGAGCGTTACCATGCACTGTGGGCTGAGCTGACGGCGGAGGAATCGTTCTCGCTGTCGGAGCGTTGGCGTGTGGATGAGCGTATTAACCGCCTGAACCAGTTGGGTTTCGATGTTGGCGAGATGTCGATGACCACGGATATTGGTGGCACTCAGCTCTCGATCCAGCCGATGGTGGTGGACGCCGGGCATTATTCGCGCCAGATCATGCGCTTGACGGGCATGGATGTGGAGGAGCAGCAGGCTCGGCGCATGATGAACGATTTGGATTCGTATCGTACGCTCACGGGCCGTGATTCTTTGCCGCTATCCGTGGTGGCGCATCAGTGGATCACGGAGGTTTTCGAGCCGACGGTGAGCGCGATCCCGCGCGATCTCGCGGGTAAGTTACAGCCGGCGGAAATTTTCCACGAGGTGCTCGAGCATCGCTGGTACATGTCGGAGAAGGCCGGCCACGACGTGCCGATGGATGAGGTGATCCAGTCGTATATCAACGACGTGCTGGTTCATCGCCCGGACGAGCAGGCGCTGATTCCGCAGACGGAGACCACCTCGATTCCCGTTGTGATGGATTAG
- the recR gene encoding recombination mediator RecR — protein sequence MAGVYDGAVQQLIDELGRLPGVGPKSAQRIAFYLLEVEATEVDALVAALQAVKTKVRFCSICGNVTENEICSICADPRRLDSVICVVEEAKDIVAIERAREYRGRYHVLGGAIDPIAGVGPDQLRIRELYARLGGGEVKEVILAMDPNVEGEATATYLSLNLAHMGVIVSRLASGLPVGGDLEYADEITISRALEGRTRISEPATGA from the coding sequence ATGGCCGGAGTCTACGACGGCGCAGTACAACAACTCATCGACGAACTCGGGCGACTGCCCGGCGTCGGGCCGAAAAGCGCCCAGCGCATCGCCTTCTACCTGCTCGAAGTGGAGGCTACCGAGGTGGACGCCCTGGTTGCCGCGCTACAAGCCGTGAAAACCAAAGTGCGCTTCTGCTCCATCTGCGGCAACGTCACCGAAAACGAGATCTGCTCCATCTGCGCGGACCCGCGCCGGCTGGACTCAGTGATCTGCGTGGTCGAAGAAGCCAAAGACATCGTCGCGATCGAACGCGCCCGCGAATACCGCGGCCGATACCACGTGCTCGGCGGCGCGATTGATCCGATCGCGGGCGTCGGGCCAGATCAGCTGCGCATCCGGGAGCTATATGCGCGGCTCGGGGGCGGTGAGGTGAAGGAAGTGATCCTCGCGATGGATCCGAACGTCGAAGGCGAAGCCACCGCCACGTACCTCTCGCTGAATCTCGCGCACATGGGAGTGATCGTCTCGCGCCTCGCCTCCGGACTGCCAGTGGGCGGCGATCTCGAATACGCCGACGAAATCACTATCTCGCGCGCCCTCGAAGGCCGCACCCGCATCAGCGAGCCGGCTACAGGGGCGTAA
- a CDS encoding ABC transporter ATP-binding protein — MATVTYENATRIYPGNPNPSVDSLNLEIADGEFLVLVGPSGSGKSTALRMLAGLEDVNSGKIFIGDRDVTDVSPKDRDIAMVFQNYALYPHMSVGENMGFALKIAGVDKNVIKERVAKAAEILDLTPYLERKPKALSGGQRQRVAMGRAIVREPQVFLMDEPLSNLDAKLRVQTRTQIASLQRELGITTVYVTHDQTEALTMGDRIAVLNFGVLQQVASPAEMFSRPANAFVAGFIGSPAMNLGQWTLDGDVARFGDASIPVPANIKAGVTAEDGGKIIVGLRPEAFDVVAEAEGSIPLKVTFVEGLGSDAYVHGHILGQEREAERFGSGDNSDIVTVRTPPTMNPLPGTVVYLRPQLEHAHFFSAASGNRLGD; from the coding sequence ATGGCAACCGTTACTTACGAAAACGCTACCCGTATCTACCCGGGAAACCCCAATCCTTCAGTTGATTCCCTGAACCTCGAGATCGCCGACGGCGAGTTCCTGGTTCTCGTCGGCCCGTCGGGTTCCGGCAAGTCAACCGCACTGCGCATGCTCGCAGGCCTGGAGGATGTGAATTCCGGAAAGATCTTTATTGGGGATCGCGACGTCACGGACGTCTCCCCGAAGGATCGCGATATCGCTATGGTCTTCCAGAACTACGCTCTCTACCCTCACATGTCTGTTGGCGAGAACATGGGCTTCGCCCTGAAGATCGCCGGCGTGGATAAGAACGTGATCAAGGAGCGCGTGGCGAAGGCCGCAGAGATTCTCGATCTCACTCCATACCTTGAGCGCAAGCCGAAGGCACTGTCTGGCGGTCAGCGTCAGCGTGTTGCGATGGGCCGCGCGATCGTCCGTGAGCCGCAGGTGTTCCTCATGGACGAGCCGCTGTCGAACCTCGATGCGAAGCTGCGTGTGCAGACCCGTACCCAGATCGCCTCGCTCCAGCGCGAACTCGGCATTACCACCGTGTACGTGACCCACGATCAGACCGAGGCTCTGACCATGGGCGATCGCATCGCCGTGCTGAACTTCGGTGTGCTCCAGCAGGTTGCTTCCCCGGCAGAGATGTTCTCGCGTCCGGCGAATGCGTTCGTTGCAGGCTTCATCGGCTCGCCGGCCATGAACCTCGGCCAGTGGACTCTCGATGGCGATGTGGCCCGCTTCGGCGACGCATCGATCCCTGTTCCGGCCAACATCAAGGCGGGCGTGACCGCCGAAGATGGCGGCAAGATCATCGTTGGTCTGCGCCCTGAGGCATTTGATGTGGTGGCAGAGGCTGAGGGTTCGATCCCGCTGAAGGTGACCTTCGTTGAGGGCCTCGGCTCGGATGCATACGTGCACGGCCACATTCTTGGCCAGGAGCGCGAGGCTGAGCGCTTCGGTTCGGGCGATAACTCGGACATCGTGACCGTGCGTACACCTCCGACGATGAACCCGCTCCCGGGCACTGTCGTGTATCTGCGTCCACAGCTTGAGCACGCACACTTCTTCTCCGCCGCGTCGGGTAACCGCCTGGGCGACTGA